A stretch of Candidatus Binatus sp. DNA encodes these proteins:
- a CDS encoding class I SAM-dependent methyltransferase translates to MKTKSTQPILLITAAIIFAAAAPRSAVRAEIPAVAAEVAETAPIPPDKISKEIADAINSPDRPAADKALDAGRKPEQIMAFYDIKPGMKIADIFAGGGYLTELFSRAVGPTGKVYSQNGPFPPQFQKIGDAWQERLKEPALKNVVTVNKPYDAPDLLPVEPDTLDAVIIHLNYHDMVGFKMNRENVNAAVFKALRPGGVYEIIDHSAKPGTGDADTTTLHRIDEKFLVKDVERAGFKLVAASKALRHPEDDRTWNVFKKRGETDRFMLKFVKTPRMAGADSPESPR, encoded by the coding sequence ATGAAAACCAAATCCACGCAGCCGATCTTGCTGATCACCGCGGCAATCATATTCGCCGCAGCGGCTCCGCGATCAGCGGTCCGCGCCGAGATACCGGCGGTGGCCGCCGAGGTCGCCGAGACGGCGCCGATTCCTCCCGACAAAATCTCGAAAGAGATCGCCGACGCGATCAATTCGCCAGATCGACCCGCCGCCGACAAAGCGCTCGACGCAGGCCGCAAGCCCGAACAAATCATGGCGTTTTACGACATCAAGCCGGGCATGAAGATCGCCGATATTTTCGCCGGCGGTGGCTACTTGACGGAACTTTTTTCGCGCGCGGTCGGCCCGACCGGCAAAGTCTATTCGCAGAACGGACCGTTTCCTCCGCAGTTCCAGAAGATCGGCGACGCGTGGCAGGAACGGCTGAAGGAACCCGCCTTGAAAAATGTGGTTACAGTGAACAAGCCCTACGACGCGCCCGATTTGCTGCCAGTCGAGCCGGACACCCTCGACGCGGTCATTATTCATCTGAATTATCACGACATGGTCGGGTTCAAGATGAATCGCGAAAACGTCAACGCGGCGGTGTTCAAGGCGCTGCGACCCGGCGGCGTTTACGAGATCATCGATCACAGTGCGAAGCCCGGCACCGGCGACGCGGACACCACCACGCTACATCGAATCGATGAGAAATTTCTGGTCAAGGATGTCGAGCGAGCGGGATTCAAATTGGTCGCCGCGTCGAAGGCGCTGCGTCATCCGGAAGACGATCGCACCTGGAATGTGTTTAAGAAGCGCGGCGAGACCGATCGATTCATGCTGAAGTTCGTGAAGACGCCGCGGATGGCCGGCGCCGATTCGCCGGAGTCACCGCGATGA
- a CDS encoding LLM class F420-dependent oxidoreductase, translating to MKVGLFALGIGAGARPDTVLKTAETAERVGFSTLWVGEHVVLFDAQDSKYPYTAGGEFPLPGGADWLDPFITLTFAAAVTKSIRLATGICLVPEHNPLVLAKEVASLDRLARGRFALGVGIGWSAEEFAALGIPFERRAQRTREYIDVMRRLWSEDATSFHGEFVNFDGAKSFPKPARGARLPIIFGGESGPALRRSAEYGNGWFGFNLDPNEAAAKIKRLRELLDQNSRDASEVEIIACPYTKKITAADVKRYASAGVDELVILANPPEDESRVAAWVERLANQWIAAAR from the coding sequence ATGAAGGTCGGACTGTTCGCACTTGGAATCGGCGCCGGCGCGCGCCCGGACACGGTGCTAAAGACTGCTGAAACCGCTGAGCGCGTTGGTTTTTCGACGCTGTGGGTCGGCGAGCACGTGGTGCTCTTCGATGCGCAGGATTCGAAGTATCCCTACACCGCGGGCGGCGAATTTCCGCTGCCCGGCGGCGCGGACTGGCTCGATCCGTTCATCACGCTGACTTTCGCCGCCGCGGTGACGAAGTCGATTCGGCTCGCGACCGGAATCTGCCTGGTGCCGGAGCACAATCCGCTGGTCCTCGCGAAGGAGGTCGCCAGCCTCGATCGATTGGCGCGCGGGCGTTTCGCGCTCGGCGTCGGAATCGGATGGTCGGCGGAGGAATTCGCGGCCTTGGGAATTCCGTTCGAGCGGCGCGCGCAGCGAACGCGCGAATATATCGACGTGATGCGCCGGCTGTGGAGCGAGGACGCGACCAGCTTTCACGGCGAGTTCGTGAACTTTGACGGCGCGAAGAGTTTTCCGAAGCCCGCGCGGGGCGCGCGCCTGCCGATCATTTTCGGCGGCGAGAGCGGACCGGCGCTCAGGCGCTCCGCCGAGTATGGCAACGGATGGTTTGGCTTCAATCTCGATCCAAACGAGGCTGCCGCGAAGATCAAACGGCTTCGCGAACTGCTCGATCAGAACAGCCGCGATGCGAGCGAGGTCGAGATCATCGCGTGCCCGTACACCAAGAAGATCACAGCGGCCGACGTGAAAAGATACGCGAGCGCCGGCGTCGATGAATTGGTGATTCTCGCGAATCCGCCCGAGGACGAATCACGCGTCGCAGCGTGGGTCGAGCGCCTCGCGAACCAGTGGATCGCCGCTGCGCGGTAG
- a CDS encoding bifunctional riboflavin kinase/FAD synthetase: MEIIRDLEALARHPYPVTAIGNFDGVHMGHRAILKAAIDRARAAGGTAFALTFDPLPAKLLVPARAPQLILHPEDKLELLRLSGIDGVIVINFTLALSQLSPRDFVRDYLLGKIGAREVVVGHSVSFGHQRAGNAAVMVDLGREFGFDTTVVGPVKLGGLEVSSTKVREMIQSADLRGAAKLLGRYHFIHGAVIHGRERGRTIGFPTANIESETECIPPDGVYATRVVLDDGAYGSITNIGMRPTFSETARSIEAHIFNFDRDIYGQRVKLDLIERIRPERKFESAEALRSQIALDLSKAHEILAAA; encoded by the coding sequence ATGGAGATAATTCGCGACCTCGAGGCGCTCGCGCGCCATCCGTATCCGGTCACGGCGATCGGCAACTTCGACGGCGTGCACATGGGGCATCGCGCGATTCTGAAAGCTGCGATCGATCGCGCCCGCGCGGCCGGCGGCACCGCATTCGCGCTCACCTTCGATCCACTGCCGGCCAAGCTGCTGGTTCCCGCGCGCGCACCGCAACTGATTTTGCATCCGGAGGACAAGCTCGAACTGCTGCGCCTGTCGGGTATCGACGGCGTGATCGTAATCAACTTCACGCTCGCGCTCAGCCAGCTCTCGCCGCGCGATTTCGTTCGCGACTATCTGCTCGGCAAGATCGGCGCGCGCGAAGTCGTGGTCGGGCACAGCGTCAGCTTTGGCCACCAGCGCGCGGGCAACGCGGCGGTGATGGTCGATCTCGGGCGCGAATTCGGTTTCGACACCACGGTGGTCGGTCCGGTCAAGCTGGGCGGACTCGAGGTGAGCTCGACCAAGGTGCGCGAGATGATCCAGTCGGCCGATTTGCGCGGCGCGGCCAAGCTGCTCGGCCGCTATCACTTCATCCACGGGGCGGTGATTCACGGACGTGAGCGCGGCCGCACGATTGGATTTCCGACCGCGAATATCGAGAGCGAGACCGAATGCATCCCGCCCGACGGCGTGTATGCGACGCGCGTGGTGCTCGACGACGGCGCGTATGGATCGATTACCAATATCGGGATGCGGCCGACGTTTTCGGAGACGGCGCGCTCGATCGAGGCGCACATCTTCAATTTCGATCGCGATATCTATGGCCAGCGCGTGAAGCTCGATTTGATCGAGCGGATTCGGCCCGAGCGCAAGTTTGAATCAGCCGAAGCGCTGCGAAGCCAGATCGCGCTCGACTTGAGCAAAGCGCACGAAATCCTCGCCGCCGCCTGA